Proteins co-encoded in one Actinomycetes bacterium genomic window:
- a CDS encoding ABC transporter substrate-binding protein — MSASLVLAACGGDDDSGGSNKAEGKAPGQGKAECEGLTEWGDLTGKTVKMYTSIVAPEDQPHIDSYKLFETCTGAKVDYEGSKEFEAQLVVRVRSGNPPDLAYIPQPGLLNTLVKDTGKVVEVPDTVSANVDEFWSDSWRGYGTVDGKLYAAPLGANMKSFVWYSPKMFEENGWEIPTTWDDMIALSDTIAATGIKPWCAGIGSGDATGWPVTDWLEDVLLRDAGIDVYNQWVAHEIPFNDPQIVSALDRVGDILKNDKYVNGGIGDVKSIATTIFQDGGLPILKGKCALHRQAGFYAANWPEGTDVSETGDAFAFYLPTTNEDNGKPVLGGGEFVAAFDDRPEVQAFQTYLSSDTWANEKAKATPQGGWISANNGLDTANLVSPIDVVSAETLADPETVFGFDGSDQMPAAVGSGSFWKEMTAWITGKSTADALKAIEESWP; from the coding sequence ATGAGTGCGAGCCTCGTCCTCGCCGCATGTGGCGGCGACGACGACAGCGGTGGCAGCAACAAGGCCGAGGGCAAGGCTCCCGGTCAGGGCAAGGCGGAGTGCGAGGGCCTCACCGAGTGGGGTGACCTCACCGGCAAGACGGTGAAGATGTACACCTCGATCGTGGCGCCGGAGGACCAGCCGCACATCGACTCCTACAAGCTTTTCGAGACCTGCACCGGCGCCAAAGTGGATTACGAAGGTTCCAAGGAGTTCGAGGCACAGCTCGTCGTCCGGGTCCGCAGCGGCAACCCGCCGGACCTGGCCTACATCCCGCAGCCCGGCCTCCTCAACACGCTGGTCAAGGACACCGGCAAGGTCGTCGAGGTGCCCGACACGGTGTCGGCCAACGTCGACGAGTTCTGGAGCGACTCATGGCGCGGCTACGGCACCGTGGACGGCAAGCTGTACGCCGCTCCGCTGGGCGCCAACATGAAGTCCTTCGTGTGGTACTCCCCGAAGATGTTCGAGGAGAACGGCTGGGAGATCCCGACCACCTGGGACGACATGATCGCCCTGTCCGACACCATCGCGGCGACCGGGATCAAGCCCTGGTGCGCGGGCATCGGGTCCGGTGACGCCACCGGCTGGCCGGTCACCGACTGGCTCGAGGACGTCCTGCTCCGCGACGCGGGCATCGACGTCTACAACCAGTGGGTCGCCCACGAGATCCCGTTCAACGACCCCCAGATCGTGAGCGCCCTCGACCGGGTCGGCGACATCCTGAAGAACGACAAGTACGTCAACGGCGGCATCGGCGACGTCAAGAGCATCGCGACCACCATCTTCCAGGACGGCGGCCTGCCGATCCTCAAGGGCAAGTGTGCGCTGCACCGGCAGGCCGGCTTCTACGCGGCGAACTGGCCGGAGGGCACTGACGTCTCCGAGACCGGCGATGCCTTCGCGTTCTACCTGCCGACCACCAACGAGGACAACGGCAAGCCGGTGCTCGGCGGCGGCGAGTTCGTGGCGGCGTTCGACGACCGTCCCGAGGTCCAGGCGTTCCAGACCTACCTCTCCTCGGACACCTGGGCCAACGAGAAGGCCAAGGCGACACCGCAGGGCGGTTGGATCAGTGCCAACAACGGCCTCGACACGGCCAACCTGGTCAGCCCGATCGACGTGGTCTCGGCCGAGACGCTGGCCGACCCGGAGACGGTGTTCGGGTTCGACGGTTCCGACCAGATGCCCGCCGCCGTGGGCTCGGGCTCCTTCTGGAAGGAGATGACGGCCTGGATCACCGGGAAGAGCACGGCCGACGCGCTGAAGGCCATCGAAGAGAGCTGGCCGTGA